The DNA window AAGGAGCAGGGCGATGCCGCGTACCTGGTTGACCGATCGGTTCGGGCTGGACGTGCCGCTGGTGGGGGCGCCGATGGCGGGGGTCGGCGACGGGAGGCTGGCGGCGGCCGTGTCCGCGGCGGGCGCGCTGGGCATGTTCGGCGTGCCGGCGAACGCGCCAGGCTCGTGGGTGGCCGAGCAGGCCGCCGTCGCGGCCGGGAGCGGGCGGCCGTACGGGATCGGGCTGATGGCGTGGGCGCTGCCGGACAGCCCCGGGCAGCTCGACGCGGTGCTCGCCGCCCGGCCCGCCCTCGTCTCCGTCAGCTACGGCGACCTCGCCCCGTACGTGGAGCCGCTGCGCGGCGCGGGCATCACCGTCGCCGCCCAGGCGGGCACCACGGAGGAGGCGCTGGCCGCCGAACGCGCAGGCGTGGACGTCGTCGTGGCGCGGGGCGGCGAGGGCGGCGGGCACGGGCGCGACGAGGTCGCGACCCTGCCGTTGCTGCAGAGCGTCCTGGACGCGGTGAACGTCCCGGTGCTCGCGGCGGGCGGCGTCGCGACGGCGCGCGGCCTCGCCGCCGTGCTGGCGGCCGGGGCCGAGGGCGGATGGGCGGGGACGGCGTTCCTCGGCTGCGCCGAGACGACCCTCGCCGGGCCGGCCCGGGCGCGGCTGCTCGCCGCCGGCGAGACCGGCACCGCCTACGGGCGGGTCTTCGACGTGGCCCAGCGCCTGGCCTGGCCGCCGGAGTACGGAGGGCGGGCCCTGCGCAACGCCTTCTTCGACCGGTGGCACGGCAGGGAGGAGGAGCTGGGCGAGGACGAGGGGGCGCGCGCCGAGCTGACGGCCGCCCGGCGGGACGGCGACTACGACACCGCGTACGTGTACGCCGGGCAGGCGGTCGGCCTGGTGCGGCACGAGCGCCCGGCCGCCGAGGTGGTGGCCGGGTTCGCGGCGGTGGACGAGCTCCTGTCCCGCTTCGCCCGGCCCTGACGCCGGCGGCCGTCACGGGATCAGGGGGCGGCCGGCAGGACTCCCGCCAGGTAGGCGGCCAGTTCCGCGGGTCGCGACAGCATCACCATGTGGCCGCCGGGCATCTCGTCGGGGGTGATGCCGAGCCGTTCCCCGACGTGCCGGCGGACGAAGCCGGGGGTGAAGAACCGGTCGTCGCGGCAGAGCAGGTATCTCGTCGGCACGTCCGGCCAGGCGGGCAGGGGCCACGGCTCGCGGCCCGCCCGGTCCACGCTCACGGTCGCGGCGAGCGCGCCGTCGTGGTCCGCCACCCGCCGGGCCAGGTCGCGGGGGACGTCGTGGAAGTAGAGCTCGTGCTCGTCGTCGATGCCGGACGGGGGCCGCCCGCTGCGCTCCCACCAGTCGTCCGGCGGCTCGCCCGGGGCCGGGATCATGGCGGTCACCAGGACGAGCGCGGCGGCCGGCGCGCGGGCGCAGACGAGCGGGGCGACGAAGCCGCCCCAGGAGTGGGCCACCACCACGAGAGGCCGGCGCCCGCCGGCCGCCCGGACGACGGCGTCGGCGTAGTCCCAGAGCCCCGACCGCGGGTCGGACATCGGCAGGTCCACCGCGACCGTGTCGTGGCCGCGGTCACGCAGCTCCGCCTCGACCAGGTGCCAGTCGAAGGCGCTCCCGCCGCCGCCGTGGATGAGTGCGAAAGTCGTCATGCCGGTGGAGACCCGCGGCGGCGTCCGAACTCATCGGGCGGGCGAGTCCTGGCCCCCGTCCGTGGCGGCCGTGTGGCCGCGGGGGCTGCCCCCTTACGGCACTTCCTGGGCGGTCTCGGCGGGCCTGCCGTAGGTGACGGAACGGCGTACCGGCGCGGGCGCCGCCGCGTGCAGGGCGGCGTCGGGCCGCGCCCCGAGCGCGTCGTTCACGGTCGAGAACGCCAGCCGTAACGCGACGAACGCCGTCATCGCGAAGATCTGCCCGTCGCCGAACCCCGCCGCCCGCAGCTCCTCCACGTCCTCGGGCCGGGTGGCGCTGGGGTCGCGGGCCACCTTCCGCGCCCACGCGGCCATCGCCCGCTCGGGCTCCTCCAGCCCGGCGTCGTCGCCGCGCAGCAGCCCGCCCGCCGCCTCGGCCCCTGCGACCTCCGCGAGCCTGGTCCCCCAGGCCAGCGAGCAGTAGGAGTCGCCGATCGTGGAGGCGCACGCGGTGACCAGCACGGCGCGTTGCCGCAGCGTCAGCCCGCCGGCCGCGGCCACGCCGCCGATCAGGCCGAACAGCTCGCCCTGCGCCTCCGGCTGGTACGCCCACAGCCGGGACAGGTTCATCACGTACCCGTGGTCGGCCAGGTCCTCGTCGTAGAGCCGCTGGGCCGCGTCGCCGAGTTCGGGCTCGGGAAGGAAGTTGCTCATGCCACCGCCAGTGCCGCGTCGGTGCCGGACGCTCCGTCCGGCACTTCAGCATGCCCGCTTCCCGCGCGCGGGCACAGGCCCACTACGCGGCGCCGTTCCCGTCCCCGTTCCCGCGCAGCGCGGCGGCGAAGCGGCGGCCCGGCTCCGGGTCGGCCCCGAAGCGCGCGGCGTAGCGCTCGTGCGTCTCCCCCCAGTGCTCGTGCGCCTCCTCCTCGGTGACGGCCCGGCCGGACAGGTACGGCTCCAGCCGCGACAGGTAGACGTCCCACCCGGCGGCGGTCTGCGCCGCGAGGCCGTGGTCGTCGATGACGTGCACGAAGACGAGCCGGCAGCCGTCGCCGTCGGGGGTCAGGTCGAAGCTGTACGGCTGGCCGGCGTACGTCCAGGCCAGGCGGCGGGGCGGGTCGACCTCGGTCACCTCGACGCTCGCGCCGCCGGCGTCGAGGATCTCGCCGACCGCCGGCGTCCAGTCGACGGCGGCGGGGAACCAGGCCCTCAGCTCGTCGGGCACGCTCACGGCCCGCCACACGCGCTCGACGGGGAAGGCGAGCACGCGTTCGAAGCGCAGCGCCGGGCGGCCGTCGATGGTCTCCAGGGTTCCGTCGGTCATGGGTTGTCCTCCAGGTGTCGTTCGAGGGCGTCGAGACGCTGGGACCAGAGCATCCGGTAGGGCTCCAGCCACTCCGCGACCTCGGCGAGCGGTTCGGGGCGCAGCGAGTAGACGCGCTGCTTGCCGTGCGTGCGCACGGCGACGAGCCCGGCCTCGCGGAGCACCTTGAGGTGCTTGGACACGCCGGGCTGGCTGAGGTCGAGGTGTTTCACCAGCTCACCGGCGGGCCGCTCACCGGTGCGGAGCAGGTCGAGGATCCGCCTGCGGTGCGGCTCCGCCAAGGCTGCGTAGGCGCTCATGGCATACATATTGCCGAATGGCTATATGTAACGCAACCCCGCGGCGGTCCGCCCGTCCGGCGGACCGCCGCGTCCGGCCTCCCTACTGCAGGATCTTGACGTCGTCCACGGCGGCCTCCACCAGGCTCGCGGTCGAGGCGTCGGCCGCCTCGACCACCACGCGGACGCTCTGGCCCGCGAACGCTGACACGTCGACCGTCGCGACCGCCCAGGCGCCGTCGCGGTCGGTGGCCGCGCCGAGCTGCTGGAACACGGTGCTCGTCGTGCTTCCGGCCACCTTGACCCGCAGGTAGTCGGCGCTGGAGGAGTTGCTGCCGTGCGCGAGGTACCAGGAGAACGACAGCTTCGGCGCCCCGGCGGGCAGCGTGATCGGCGGCGACTGGATCGAGGTCACTCCCCCGTCGACGTCGTTGGCGCCGGCGGACGATCCGGCCGACCGGCCGGTGACCAGGTCGTTGACGCCGCTGACCGTGGTGCCGAGCTGCTTGGCGCCGCTGGAGGTGGTGGCCTCGGGGTCTCCGCGCTCCCACAGGCCGCTCGTGGCGGTGCCGGCCACGGGCGTCCAGCCCCGGTCGGTCTCGAAGTCGTCCGCCCAGACCACGGTGGGCGGCACGGCGGTGCCGATGGTCCAGACCGCGTACGCGACCGCGTCGGCGTTGCGGTCGAGCGCGGTGTCGCTGATGTTGGCCGTCGTGTCGCAGGAGCGGTGGTAGCACGGGTCGAAGGCCTGCCCCGCCGTGCCGCCCCACAGCTGCGCCTGGGCGCTGGACTTGACGCCCTCGGCGCCGGTGAAGGTGCCGCCGGCCGGGATGCCCTGGGAGATGAACGGGCCGTAGTCCGAGCGGCCGTCGAAGTCGGTGCCGCGCGTGGGCACGCCGATCGAGGCGAAGTAGTCCTGGAGGACCCGTTCGAGGTCGGCGGAGCCGGCGGGGCCGGGGCCGGAGCCGACCCCGTCGGAGTTGTCGCCGTCGTAGATGAAGTAGCCGGCGTTGGGCGAGCCGACCATGTCGAAGTTGAGGTACCCCTTGATCTTGGCGCGTTCGGCGGCGGCCAGGTTGGTGACGTAGAACTGCGAGCCGCGCAGCCCCAGCTCCTCGGCGCCCCACCAGGCGAAGCGCAGGTGCTTGGTGGGCTGGAGCGCCTGCCGGGAGACCTCGAGCGCGGTCTCCAGGATCGCGGCGCTGCCGGAGCCGTTGTCGTTGATGCCGGGGCCGGCCGTCACGCTGTCGAGGTGGGCGCCGATCATGAGGATGTCGTCGGGGTTGCCGCCGGGCCAGTCGGCGATCACGTTGTAGCCGGTGGCGCCGTTGTAGGTGAACGACTGCAGGGTGGTCGTGTACCCGGCGGCGTCGAGGCGGCCTTTGACGTAGTTGGCTGAGGCGAGGTAGCCGGGCCGGCCGTGGGCGCGGTTGCCGCCGTTGGCGGTGGCGATGCTCTGTAACTGGGTCAGGTGCGCTTTGACCGCCGCCAGCGGGATGTCGGGCGCGGCGAGCGCCGCCGAGGCCGGCGCCGGCGCGCCGGTGAGGGCGCCGGCCAGGGCCAGGGTCACGGTGGTGAGTACGGCGAGCAGACGTGATCTCATGCCATTCCTCTGGGGATCTGACGGGACGAGATAATTCCCCCGCGATGGTGCTGTAAGGAACGTAATGGCACACGGGGAGGTCGCCTAGACCCGATCTCGCGCCCGGAAGAAGGTGCCGCCCGGGCCTCGCTCGGCCATATGGTCCTTTCTTCCGGAATGTCCTTTCGATGATCACTCCACCGCACGCGACCGGCGGAAAACATGACATCAGGTGTCGGGTTTCAGGAGGAAGGTGGTTCCTTCCGGATACCTGAGAACGAAGGACCTTCCTTGCACGAGACACCAGAAGAGCTGAAGCGGCTCCAGTCCCTTCTCGACGCCTCGCTCTCCCGCTCGACCGCGCACCTCCGCTCGATCGTCACCGCGCGCACCCTCCGGGCGGAGCAGCTCACCGAGGTCCTGACCGGCATGTGCACCCTCGCCCTGTCGACCGTGACGGCGAAGGGCGAGCCGCGGATCAGCGGCGCGGACGGGCACTTCCTGCACGGCATGTGGCACTTCGGCACGGCCCGCGAGGCCGCCAAGGCCCGCCACCTCGCGGCCCGTCCCGCCGCCAGCGCCGCCCACATGCGCGGGGAGGACCTGGGCGTGTTCACGCACGGCACCGTGGAGATCCTCAATCCCCTGGACGGCGAGCCGGCCCCTGACTGGCCGGACCTGCTCGCCTACTTCAAGGACTTCTACGGCGCCGGCGCCTTCGACTGGGACACCGAGGTGGTGTACTACCGGCTGCGTCCGCACTGGATGACGGTCTACGCCCCCGACTTCGCCAAACTGACCGCGTCCTAGCGTCCGGCGTCGTCGACCAGGACGCGCGCCAGGACGAAGGCGACGAGCCCGGCGAGGACCACCGACAGCAGGCCGGCGCGCAGGCTGACGAGGTCGGCGACGAACCCGACGAGCAGCGGCGACAGCAGGAACCCGCCGCGCAGCAGCCAGCTCACGACGGTCAGCCCGGTGCCGGGGGGCAGGCCGGGCAGCTCGTCGGCGGTGTGCATGGCGGCGGGGACGAGGGTGGCCGTGCCGAGCCCGGCCAGGACGAACCCGGCCAGCGCCGACGGGACGGACGGCACGGCCAGCGCGGCGCCCATCCCGGCGGCGGCCAGGAGGCCGCCCGCCCTGGTCACCGTCCGGTGGCCGAAGCGGTCCACGACGCGGTCGCCGGACAGGCGGCCGACGGTCATGGCGGTCTGGAAGGCCACGACCGCGAGGCCGGCGGTGGCGGCGTCGGCGCGCAGGCCGGTGAGGTAGAGGGCGCCCCAGGACGCGCCGGCGTCCTCGACGAGCGCGCCGCACGCGGCCAGCAGGCCGAGCGCGGCGAGCATCCCCACCGCCGGCCCCCCGGACGAACGCCGCCCCGGCCGCCCGCCGGAAGCCGCCGGATCGCCGCCGGTGGCCGCTCCGCCGTCTCCGGAAGCGGGACGGGCGGCGTTCGGGGCAGGGGCCGGAGGGGCTGCGTTCGGGGCAGGGGCGGGATGGGCGGTGGCAGGAGCGGGATGGCCGTCGGCGGAGGCTGGGGGCCGGGGGGCGCGTTCGGCGTTCTCCGGGCCGGGCAGCAGGAACCGGTAGGCGGCGACGGCGACGGCGCTGATCAGCGCGGCGGAGATCCCCAGATGGACCGCCAGGGGCAGGCGGAGCCCGGCGGCGGCCGCGCCCATCAGGCCGCCCAGCACCGCGCCGATGCTCCACACCCCGTGCAGCGAGTTGAGTATGGACCGCTGGTAGAGCCGTTGCACGCGCAGGCCGTGGGCGTTCTGCGCGACGTCCACCACGGCGTCGAGCGCGCCCACGACGAACAGCACGCCGCCGAAGGCGACCCAGTTCGGCGCGAACGGGATCGCCAGGATCGCGAGCGTGGTGGCGACGGTGCCGGACACCGCCACCCGGGCCGAGCCGAAACGGCGGACGAACACCCCGGCGAGCAGCCCGGCCAGCAGCGCGCCGACCGAGAAGGCGGCCACCGCGCCGCCGAAGACGGCGTTGCTCACGCCGAGGTCGGCCTTGATCTGCGGATAGCGCGGGACCACGTTGAAGAACACGGCGCCGTTGGTGAGGAACAGCGCCGCGACGGCGGCGCGGGCCAGCCGCGCCTGGCGGCCGGGCGCGGAGGGAAGGGCGGCGGGACGGATCCGTTCGGGCGTCATCGGGCCCGGCGGCGGGTCCGGGAATCGTTCGTGCCGGGGAGGACCGGGTTCCCATCAGGCATCATGTGTACGAGCGTACAGAGCCGTGCTTGATCGTCCCCGCCGGGACCGGCCGAGACCGGCAGGAAAGGAAGGGCTTCCATGGAGGCGCCCGACGGCGACGAGCGGCGGTGCCGGGCGGCAGCGGCCGGACGGCCCGCCGCGCCGGCCGAGCTGAGCGAGCTCCGCCAGGCCGGCACCTACCTGGTGGACGACCGCGGCCGGATCATCGAGGTCAGCGCCCAGGCGCTGCGCCTGCTCGGGCGCACGGCCGACGAGCTGCTCGGGCGGGACGCCCACGACGTGCTGCATCGCGGCCGCTACGGCGAGAGCCTGCCCCGCAGCCGGTGCGCGATGCGGCAGCCCCTCATCGCCGGGCGCAGCGGGCAGGGGGAGCTGGAGTGGTTCGAGCGCGGGGACGGCACCCTGCTGCCGGTCTCCTGGCTGCTCACGCCGTGCGGCCTCGGCGGAGGGCGCACCGGCTCGCTGGTGATCTTCTACGAGTCCGGGATTGCCGAGCCCGCCCGGCGGGAGCCGGAGAGCGCCTCGGCCTCGATGTCGGAGCTCGACCGGCTGGCCCTGCTCGCGGAGACGACCACGATCCTCACGGCCAGCCTGGAGGTGGCGGAGACGCTGCGCCAGCTCGTCCGGCTCACGGTGCCGCTGCTGGCGGACTGGGCGGTGGTGGACCTGCTCACCGAGGACCACGGCGTGTCACGCGCCGTGGTGGCGCACCACGAGAACGGCGGCGTGATCCACCGGGAGGACCTCCAGGGGCCGATGCCGCCGGTGCCGGAGGAGTCGCCGATGCCGCTGTCGCGGGCGCTGCGCGGCGTCACCGCGACGCTGGCCGGCCCCGAGACCTACCGGGGGACGCCCGACTCGCACATCGCGGTCGCCCAGCGGAAGCTGTTCCAGGCCACGGGCATGCACTCGGCGTGCATCGTCCCCATCCGCGGGGTGCGCGAGGTGGTGGGGGCGCTGACCCTCGGGCGGGCCGACCAGCCGGGCGCGTTCACCACGACCGACCTGCTCCTGGTCGAGGACATCGCCCGCCGCGCCGGGCTGGCCCTGGACAACGCCCGCCTGTACGAGCGGCAGCGCCGCGTGGCCGAGACCATGCAGCGCCACCTGCTGCCGCAACTGCCGGTCGTGCCGGGCGTGCGGATGAGCGCCCGGTACGTTCCCGCGCCCCGCGCCTCGCAGGTCGGCGGCGACTGGTACGACGCCTTCCACCTGCCGGGCGGCGGCACCGCGCTGGTGATCGGCGACGTGGTCGGCCACGACCTCGACGCCGCCGCCGGCATGGCGCAGATCTGCAACATGCTGCGCGCCTACGCCGGAGCGCAGCGGGAGTCGCCCCGCACGGTCCTGGACCGGCTGGACCTGGCGGTGACCCGGATGGCGCAGACCACGATGGCCACCGTCGTCCTCGCCCACCTGGAGCGCGCGGGCGACGAGGGCTGGCTGCTGCGCTGGGCCAACGCCGGCCATCCCCCGCCGCTCCTCGTCGAGCAGGACGGGCGGGCCCGGTTCCTGGAGGCGGGGCACGGCCCGCTGCTGGGCACCGGGCTGCGTCCCGCCCGCGCCGACGCCGTGATCGAGCTGCCGCCCGGCTCGGCCCTGCTGCTCTACACCGACGGGCTCGTCGAGTCCCGGGCGCACAACCTCGACGAGGGCCTGGGCCGGCTGTGCCGGCGCGCCGCCGGCCTGGCCGGCCTCCCGCTGGACGCCCTCTGCGACCTGCTGCTCGACGACGTGCGGCCGGCCGACAACGACGACGACGTGGCCATGCTGGCGCTGCGCGTCCCCTGAGCCGGGCAGGGCGGCGGGCCGGACGGCGGGCCAGCCGGCGGGCCAGCCGGCGGGCCAGCCGGCGGGCTAGGCGACGGCCGAGGTCAGCTCGGCGACGTCGTCATCGCTGAGCCGGAGGCCCGCGGCGGCGACGTTCTGCTCCAGGTGCTCGACCGACGACGTGCCGGGGATGGGCAGCATGACGGGCGAGCGGCGGAGCAGCCAGGCGAGCGCGAGCTGCGAGGGCGTGGCCGACATCCGGGAGGCGAGGTCCGCGAGCGGCCCGCCCGCCTTCGCCAGGCTGCCGGTGGCCAGCGGGAACCAGGGGATGAAGGCGATCCGGTGGCGTTCGCAGTGGTCGAGCACGTCCTCGGCGGAGCGGTTGGCCAGGTTGTACAGGTTCTGGACGGAGGCGATCGGGGTGATGGCGCGGGCCTGCTCGATCTGGTGGACGGTCACCTCCGACAGGCCGATGTGCGCGACCTTCCCTTCGTCCTTGAGCGCTTTCAGCTCGCCGACCTGATCCTCAAGGGGCACCTGGGGGTCGACGCGGTGGAGCTGGAGCAGCGCGATGCGTTCGACGCCGAGGATGCGCAGGCTCATCTCGCACTGCTGGCGCAGGTAGGCCGGCCTGCCGACGGGTGTCCACTGGTCCGGGCCCTGCCGGGTGAGCCCCGCCTTGGTGGCGATGACGATGTCCTCGTCGTACGGGGCGAGGGCGCGGCGCAGCAGCGGCTCGGCGACCATCGGGCCGTAGGAGTCGGCGGTGTCGAAGAGGGTCACGCCGAGCTCCGCCGCCCTGCGCAGGACCCGTACGGCGTTGTCCGGGTCGGCCGGCGGCCCCCACACGCCCCGGCCGGTGAGCTGCATCGTCCCGTAGCCGAGGCGGTTGACGCCGAGGGCGCCGTCGATCTCGAAGCGGCCGGAAGCGTCGGCCGTCACAGTGGTCATCGCGGGATCCTTTCTCCGGAAGCCGCGCGCCGGGATCCTGGACTCCCGCCGCGCCACGGGCTCCGCGCACCCCGGGTGCCTGCCCGGTGCCTCCACGCCCTACCTCAATGTGCCGGCAAACCCTGCCAAAACTCCCGCCGGGCGGGCGGAGGGGTGCGGAGGGTTCAGTCCCGGGCCGCCGGGCAGGGGCGCAGCGTCGGCGCCTGCACGCGAAGGGAGAGAGCCATGAGCGAGCTCGATCACGGCATCGCCGATCTGAACGGCGACCAGGCCGCCGTCTTCCAGGCCGTCTCCTACCTGGAGAGCGGCCCCGCCGGGCCGGGCGACCTGGAGGAGATCGCCCGCCGGGCGGGGCTCGACCGGGAACGCGCCTCACGCGCCCTCGACGAGCTCATGGGCCCGCTCGGCCTGGTCACCGCCGTGGAGGATCCGAGCGGCGCCCGAGGGCACGCGGTGTACCGCGTCCAGTCCTTGGGCTGACGTACGGTCAGGACTGCCCGGAGCCGGGGGTGCGGGCGTTGAGCCGGTTGAGCGTGAGCGCCAGCGTCGTGCCGTACACCAGGTGTCCGGCGACCATGACCGCCTGGCGGCCACGCCGGTCGCGGACGGCCGGTGGCAGGATGCCGAGCCGCGGGACCCAGCCCTGGTAGCTGGAGAGCCAGATCGCCAGCGCGTAGCCGGCGCCGAGCGGCGCGGGCGTGTGCCGGCCCCGGGTCAGCAGCCCGTACAGGGAGCCGGCGGCGGCGCCGAAACCAAGGTGGGCCAGCGCCCCCGCCACGCCCTCCCCCGGCTTGGGCCGGTGCCGGTGGCCCGGCAGCATCGCCCGGGCGATGCGCTTGGGTGGCTGGTCCGGCATGAGTCCCAGGCGGCTCCCCGCGAGCATGACCACACTCATCGTGGCGGTGGCGGCCGTGCCGCCCAGGGCGCCCTTCATCACGTTGCGCAGCATGCATGGCGGTTGCCCGTCAGAGCACGACGGTAACGCCACCGATGCCACCTTTTGCCGCTGGGATGGAATCGGTAATGCCCCGCGTGGCAGCCGGAGGCAGGGGTAGTCACGGATCGTGACCGAGGGAGGACGATCGTGACAGCACAGCAGACCGCGCCGGAGAGGATGTCCGAGGGGGACGTCATCGACCTGCTGCAGGCCCAGCACGGCATGATCAGGGACCTGTTCGACGAGGTCGAGCAGGCGTCCGCGGAGCGGCGGCCGGAGGCGTTCACCCGGCTCGTGCGGCTGCTGGCCGTGCACGAGACGGCCGAGGAGGAGATCGTGCACCCGCGCGCGCGGCACGCGTTCGAGGGCGGCGACGGCATCGTGGACGACCGGCTCGCCGAGGAGCGCGAGGCCAAGGAGCTGCTGCAGCGGATGGACGAGGCCGGGGCGGACGCGCCCGACTTCATGCCGAACCTGATCATGCTGCGCGCGGCGGTCGAGGCGCACGCGCGCAGCGAGGAGCGCTACGAGTTCACCAAGCTGTACGCCCACACCACCAAGGCCGAGCGGCGCGCCATGGCCGCGGGCGTCAAGGCCGCCGAGGCGATGGCGCCCACCCATCCGCACCCCGGCGTGGAGTCGGCGACGAAGAACCTCCTCATGGGAACTCCGGCCGCCATGATGGACCGGGTCCGCGACGTCATCCGGCAGGCGATGGGGAAGAACCCCTGAGCGAGTGACGTCGCGGCCGGTCCGGGGCCGGCGCCCGCGGACGCGGTGAGCGTCAGGGCGCCTGCCCATGGCCTGGCGGATGACGTCCCGCGCCGCGACCCCGCGACTAAACTGCGGTCATGACCGCAGAGTCGACCCCCCTCACCCTCGCGCAGCTCGCCGAGCTGGCGGGGGTCTCGACCGCCACGGTCTCCAAGGTCGTCAACGGCCGCGCCGAGGTCTCGCCGGAGACGCGGGCCGCCGTCGAGGCGCTCATCCGGCGGCACGGCTACCGCAGGCAGCGCCGGCGGCCCGCGCCGGCCGCCGTGGTCGAGGTGGTCTTCCACGCGCTGGAGGGCGACTACCCCGTCGAGATCATCAAGGGCGTCGAGCAGGTGGCGCGCGAGCACCAGCTCACGGTGGCGGTGTCGGAGCTGCACCGCCGCGACCCCGCGGAGCAGGGCTGGCTGGAGGGCGTGTTACGCCGCCGCCCGACCGGGGTCGGCGTGATCGCGGTGTTCTCCAGCCTCGACGAGACGCAGCGGGAGCGGCTCGCCCGGCGCGAGATCCCCCTCGTCCTGCTCGATCCCGCCGACGACCCCGGCAGGGGGATCCCGTCGGTGAGCGCGGGCAACTGGAACGGCGGGCTGGCGGCCACCCGCCACCTGCTGGAGCTGGGGCACCGCCGGATCGGCGTCATCACCGGCCCCGGCTACGCGCTGTCCGGCCGGGCCCGGCTGGACGGCTACCGCACCGCCCTGGACATGGCGGGCGTCCCCGTCGATCCCGACCTCGTCGCCTGCGGCAGCTTCCTCATCGAGGGCGGCCTGGCGGCGGCGCAGCGGCTGCTGCGGCTGCCCGATCCGCCCACGGCCATCTTCGCCACCAACGACGGCCAGGCGATCGGCGTCTACCACGCGGCCCACCGGCTCGGCCTGCGCGTCCCCGACGACCTGAGCGTGGTCGGCTTCGACGACCTGCCGTCCGTGCGCTGGGCCCTTCCGCCGCTCACCACGATCCGCCAGCCGCTCGCCGGCATGGCCGCGGCGGCCACCACCATGCTGCTGACGCTCGCGCAGGGCGAGCCGCTGCCGCAGAGCCGCATCGAGCTCGCCACCGAGCTGGTCGTCC is part of the Nonomuraea coxensis DSM 45129 genome and encodes:
- a CDS encoding alpha/beta fold hydrolase → MTTFALIHGGGGSAFDWHLVEAELRDRGHDTVAVDLPMSDPRSGLWDYADAVVRAAGGRRPLVVVAHSWGGFVAPLVCARAPAAALVLVTAMIPAPGEPPDDWWERSGRPPSGIDDEHELYFHDVPRDLARRVADHDGALAATVSVDRAGREPWPLPAWPDVPTRYLLCRDDRFFTPGFVRRHVGERLGITPDEMPGGHMVMLSRPAELAAYLAGVLPAAP
- a CDS encoding pyridoxamine 5'-phosphate oxidase family protein; the encoded protein is MHETPEELKRLQSLLDASLSRSTAHLRSIVTARTLRAEQLTEVLTGMCTLALSTVTAKGEPRISGADGHFLHGMWHFGTAREAAKARHLAARPAASAAHMRGEDLGVFTHGTVEILNPLDGEPAPDWPDLLAYFKDFYGAGAFDWDTEVVYYRLRPHWMTVYAPDFAKLTAS
- a CDS encoding NAD(P)H-dependent flavin oxidoreductase — protein: MPRTWLTDRFGLDVPLVGAPMAGVGDGRLAAAVSAAGALGMFGVPANAPGSWVAEQAAVAAGSGRPYGIGLMAWALPDSPGQLDAVLAARPALVSVSYGDLAPYVEPLRGAGITVAAQAGTTEEALAAERAGVDVVVARGGEGGGHGRDEVATLPLLQSVLDAVNVPVLAAGGVATARGLAAVLAAGAEGGWAGTAFLGCAETTLAGPARARLLAAGETGTAYGRVFDVAQRLAWPPEYGGRALRNAFFDRWHGREEELGEDEGARAELTAARRDGDYDTAYVYAGQAVGLVRHERPAAEVVAGFAAVDELLSRFARP
- a CDS encoding carboxymuconolactone decarboxylase family protein, coding for MSNFLPEPELGDAAQRLYDEDLADHGYVMNLSRLWAYQPEAQGELFGLIGGVAAAGGLTLRQRAVLVTACASTIGDSYCSLAWGTRLAEVAGAEAAGGLLRGDDAGLEEPERAMAAWARKVARDPSATRPEDVEELRAAGFGDGQIFAMTAFVALRLAFSTVNDALGARPDAALHAAAPAPVRRSVTYGRPAETAQEVP
- a CDS encoding MFS transporter, coding for MTPERIRPAALPSAPGRQARLARAAVAALFLTNGAVFFNVVPRYPQIKADLGVSNAVFGGAVAAFSVGALLAGLLAGVFVRRFGSARVAVSGTVATTLAILAIPFAPNWVAFGGVLFVVGALDAVVDVAQNAHGLRVQRLYQRSILNSLHGVWSIGAVLGGLMGAAAAGLRLPLAVHLGISAALISAVAVAAYRFLLPGPENAERAPRPPASADGHPAPATAHPAPAPNAAPPAPAPNAARPASGDGGAATGGDPAASGGRPGRRSSGGPAVGMLAALGLLAACGALVEDAGASWGALYLTGLRADAATAGLAVVAFQTAMTVGRLSGDRVVDRFGHRTVTRAGGLLAAAGMGAALAVPSVPSALAGFVLAGLGTATLVPAAMHTADELPGLPPGTGLTVVSWLLRGGFLLSPLLVGFVADLVSLRAGLLSVVLAGLVAFVLARVLVDDAGR
- a CDS encoding ArsR/SmtB family transcription factor, encoding MSAYAALAEPHRRRILDLLRTGERPAGELVKHLDLSQPGVSKHLKVLREAGLVAVRTHGKQRVYSLRPEPLAEVAEWLEPYRMLWSQRLDALERHLEDNP
- a CDS encoding SpoIIE family protein phosphatase, with the translated sequence MEAPDGDERRCRAAAAGRPAAPAELSELRQAGTYLVDDRGRIIEVSAQALRLLGRTADELLGRDAHDVLHRGRYGESLPRSRCAMRQPLIAGRSGQGELEWFERGDGTLLPVSWLLTPCGLGGGRTGSLVIFYESGIAEPARREPESASASMSELDRLALLAETTTILTASLEVAETLRQLVRLTVPLLADWAVVDLLTEDHGVSRAVVAHHENGGVIHREDLQGPMPPVPEESPMPLSRALRGVTATLAGPETYRGTPDSHIAVAQRKLFQATGMHSACIVPIRGVREVVGALTLGRADQPGAFTTTDLLLVEDIARRAGLALDNARLYERQRRVAETMQRHLLPQLPVVPGVRMSARYVPAPRASQVGGDWYDAFHLPGGGTALVIGDVVGHDLDAAAGMAQICNMLRAYAGAQRESPRTVLDRLDLAVTRMAQTTMATVVLAHLERAGDEGWLLRWANAGHPPPLLVEQDGRARFLEAGHGPLLGTGLRPARADAVIELPPGSALLLYTDGLVESRAHNLDEGLGRLCRRAAGLAGLPLDALCDLLLDDVRPADNDDDVAMLALRVP
- a CDS encoding M28 family peptidase; protein product: MRSRLLAVLTTVTLALAGALTGAPAPASAALAAPDIPLAAVKAHLTQLQSIATANGGNRAHGRPGYLASANYVKGRLDAAGYTTTLQSFTYNGATGYNVIADWPGGNPDDILMIGAHLDSVTAGPGINDNGSGSAAILETALEVSRQALQPTKHLRFAWWGAEELGLRGSQFYVTNLAAAERAKIKGYLNFDMVGSPNAGYFIYDGDNSDGVGSGPGPAGSADLERVLQDYFASIGVPTRGTDFDGRSDYGPFISQGIPAGGTFTGAEGVKSSAQAQLWGGTAGQAFDPCYHRSCDTTANISDTALDRNADAVAYAVWTIGTAVPPTVVWADDFETDRGWTPVAGTATSGLWERGDPEATTSSGAKQLGTTVSGVNDLVTGRSAGSSAGANDVDGGVTSIQSPPITLPAGAPKLSFSWYLAHGSNSSSADYLRVKVAGSTTSTVFQQLGAATDRDGAWAVATVDVSAFAGQSVRVVVEAADASTASLVEAAVDDVKILQ
- a CDS encoding SRPBCC domain-containing protein produces the protein MTDGTLETIDGRPALRFERVLAFPVERVWRAVSVPDELRAWFPAAVDWTPAVGEILDAGGASVEVTEVDPPRRLAWTYAGQPYSFDLTPDGDGCRLVFVHVIDDHGLAAQTAAGWDVYLSRLEPYLSGRAVTEEEAHEHWGETHERYAARFGADPEPGRRFAAALRGNGDGNGAA